In the Pseudanabaena sp. PCC 7367 genome, one interval contains:
- a CDS encoding FAD-dependent oxidoreductase, whose protein sequence is MQLRQFLTATSFATTTAITTTIVAIAAPVNAAQPPRIDQQIECEILIVGGGLSGTAAAYEGLLAGRTVCMTEITDWVGGQISAQGTSALDERPTQREMLFYDRGYKKLRDRIEEKYGRLNPGGCWVSASCFFPQDGHEILLGLLREAEAEGNGKLNLLFSTVIKDLEITDGQIRSAIAITHTPATGAPPLNTFPLSQIMPEAYRYDNSERFTKTVTKFIPQPPKPDPETGLPVPRPANSPDWYVIEATETGEIVGLADVPYRLGIDPLSPREPSSSSKTADNYCTQGFTYTFAMEATAEPQNHQTPELYAQYAPYYSYELERLASFPFVFTYRRIHTPTPEFFETVDFSFYKEEEAIVVGDISMQNWTWGNDYRPGTSKDNLIYSRDQLQSNGQLNPGGWLGGLRVKTLSEGERISWGYFHWLVSGTTDSRLDKPATTAKPEEEKSQPSIKQPRPNNRFLSGLDSPMGTEHGLSKYPYMREGRRIIGRPSWGNPEGFKIAEIDISRRDYNDEYYKTNLPEDMYRKLRVAIAGLEKAAVISGDLDSAEIPVRARSTIYPDAVGIGHYAIDFHPCLVKYPVETPGNFERPGERRGQGQAYPFQIPLRAMIPQNLDNLIVAGKSVATSHIAAAAYRVHSFEWSSGVAAGTVADFALENAIAPFEMVDDLPRQEPQLEAFQQRLRENGNPISFPDTSIFNEDWEDWK, encoded by the coding sequence ATGCAATTGCGCCAATTCTTGACTGCAACCAGCTTTGCCACTACCACAGCGATCACCACTACGATCGTAGCGATCGCGGCTCCCGTCAATGCTGCTCAACCTCCCCGCATCGATCAACAAATAGAATGCGAGATTTTGATTGTTGGTGGTGGCCTATCGGGAACAGCCGCTGCCTATGAAGGATTGTTGGCGGGGCGCACTGTCTGCATGACTGAAATTACCGATTGGGTTGGGGGGCAGATTTCAGCGCAGGGTACTTCTGCTTTGGATGAAAGACCGACGCAAAGGGAAATGCTATTTTACGATCGGGGCTATAAAAAACTGCGCGATCGGATCGAGGAAAAATATGGCAGGCTCAATCCTGGTGGGTGCTGGGTCAGTGCCTCCTGTTTTTTTCCCCAGGATGGGCATGAGATTTTGCTGGGTCTGCTCAGAGAAGCAGAAGCGGAAGGAAACGGTAAGCTGAATTTGCTGTTTTCCACGGTAATTAAGGATCTAGAAATTACCGATGGCCAGATTAGAAGCGCGATCGCCATTACCCACACCCCCGCAACGGGAGCGCCGCCACTAAATACGTTTCCATTGTCGCAGATCATGCCGGAAGCCTATCGCTATGATAATTCAGAGCGGTTTACCAAAACAGTCACTAAGTTCATTCCCCAACCACCAAAGCCAGATCCAGAAACAGGTTTACCTGTGCCAAGACCAGCAAATAGCCCTGATTGGTATGTGATCGAAGCAACCGAGACGGGTGAGATTGTCGGCTTGGCCGATGTCCCCTATCGCCTGGGGATCGATCCCCTCTCGCCCCGCGAACCATCTTCATCAAGTAAAACAGCTGATAACTACTGCACTCAGGGATTTACCTACACCTTTGCGATGGAAGCCACGGCGGAGCCACAAAATCATCAAACCCCTGAGCTATACGCCCAATATGCACCCTACTACAGCTATGAGCTAGAACGTTTGGCCAGCTTCCCCTTTGTATTTACCTATCGCCGCATTCATACTCCCACGCCAGAATTCTTTGAGACTGTTGATTTTAGCTTCTACAAGGAAGAAGAGGCGATCGTGGTGGGGGATATTTCGATGCAGAACTGGACCTGGGGGAATGACTATCGCCCTGGCACCAGCAAGGATAATTTGATCTACAGCCGCGATCAACTGCAATCTAATGGTCAGCTTAATCCTGGCGGTTGGCTGGGTGGACTGCGGGTAAAAACCCTGTCCGAAGGGGAGCGGATTTCCTGGGGCTATTTCCATTGGTTGGTTTCTGGCACCACTGATTCGCGTCTGGATAAACCAGCTACCACTGCCAAACCAGAGGAGGAAAAAAGTCAGCCTAGCATTAAGCAGCCTCGCCCCAATAATCGCTTTTTGTCTGGTCTTGATTCGCCGATGGGAACTGAGCATGGCCTGTCGAAGTATCCCTATATGCGTGAAGGCAGAAGAATTATTGGCAGACCTAGTTGGGGTAATCCAGAAGGATTTAAGATCGCTGAGATCGATATTTCGCGCCGCGACTATAACGATGAATATTACAAGACTAATCTGCCAGAGGATATGTATCGCAAGTTGCGGGTGGCGATCGCTGGTCTGGAAAAGGCAGCGGTGATCAGTGGGGATCTTGATAGTGCCGAAATTCCGGTACGCGCCCGATCGACCATTTATCCCGATGCGGTGGGTATTGGTCATTATGCGATCGACTTTCATCCCTGTTTGGTTAAGTATCCAGTGGAAACCCCTGGTAATTTTGAACGCCCTGGTGAACGACGCGGCCAGGGGCAGGCCTATCCATTCCAGATTCCGTTGCGGGCGATGATCCCTCAAAATCTAGATAATTTGATTGTGGCCGGGAAAAGCGTTGCCACCAGTCACATTGCCGCTGCTGCCTATCGGGTGCATTCCTTTGAATGGTCTTCGGGAGTAGCCGCCGGCACCGTGGCAGACTTCGCCCTCGAAAATGCGATCGCGCCCTTTGAAATGGTGGACGATCTACCACGCCAGGAACCGCAGCTAGAGGCTTTTCAGCAACGTTTAAGGGAAAACGGCAATCCAATTTCTTTCCCCGATACTTCAATCTTTAATGAAGATTGGGAAGATTGGAAATAG
- a CDS encoding hybrid sensor histidine kinase/response regulator: MSKINLIIADANIKNALELRSTLMRFGYHVVAIASSSQELIALTGVLMPDLVVTEISLKEKADGIEAAAIVQSELYVPVVFLTEQIDYPLITQAQNIKPYGFVVKPASEMQLQIAIKVALDRHHAKTGIRQQLSQAEKLKAFKSELISMLCHDGRAPLTSILMSLDLIQRYEERGTEAQKLRCLNRIKASVEHLNQLMEDVLTTDCADTTSEQLHIAPIDLVDFCRQVIDEVSHNSGDRNQIEFHSLDCSQLFYTDQRLLHHILYNLISNAIKYSPANGKVEVYLACLDSEIEIRVCDQGIGIPAGDVARLFNPFFRARNVSGHRGNGLGLTIVKRCLDNLSGSIRVSSEEGKGSMFTIQLPQLNQTTQPQIELFKYN, encoded by the coding sequence ATGTCAAAAATAAATCTTATTATTGCAGATGCAAATATAAAAAATGCGCTTGAATTACGCAGCACGCTGATGCGGTTTGGCTACCATGTGGTGGCGATCGCTAGTAGTAGCCAGGAACTGATTGCGCTAACCGGGGTACTAATGCCGGATCTGGTAGTTACTGAAATTAGCTTAAAGGAAAAAGCTGATGGCATCGAAGCAGCGGCGATCGTGCAGTCGGAACTGTATGTTCCAGTTGTATTCCTGACCGAGCAGATCGATTATCCATTGATTACCCAGGCTCAGAATATTAAACCCTATGGTTTTGTGGTTAAGCCAGCGTCGGAAATGCAATTGCAAATAGCGATCAAAGTTGCCCTGGATCGCCACCATGCTAAAACTGGGATCAGGCAGCAACTTTCTCAAGCTGAGAAACTCAAAGCATTTAAATCAGAGCTAATCTCCATGCTTTGTCATGATGGTCGCGCCCCACTAACCTCAATTTTGATGTCTCTTGACCTGATCCAACGGTATGAGGAGAGAGGCACTGAGGCTCAAAAGCTAAGATGCTTGAATCGGATTAAGGCTTCCGTAGAGCATCTCAATCAGTTGATGGAAGATGTTCTCACCACCGATTGTGCTGACACTACTTCAGAACAGCTCCACATAGCACCGATCGATCTGGTTGATTTTTGTCGGCAGGTAATCGACGAAGTTAGCCATAATAGTGGCGATCGTAATCAAATAGAATTTCATAGCCTCGATTGTTCGCAGCTGTTTTATACCGATCAACGATTGCTACACCATATTTTGTATAATCTCATTTCTAATGCAATTAAGTATTCCCCTGCCAATGGCAAAGTTGAGGTGTATCTGGCTTGCCTTGATTCGGAAATAGAAATCAGGGTATGCGATCAGGGCATTGGTATTCCTGCTGGTGATGTGGCAAGGTTATTTAATCCCTTTTTCCGAGCCAGGAATGTTAGTGGCCATCGGGGTAATGGTTTGGGCCTAACGATCGTCAAGCGGTGTTTAGACAATCTGTCTGGTAGCATCAGGGTTAGTAGTGAGGAAGGTAAGGGGAGTATGTTTACGATCCAGTTACCTCAACTCAACCAGACAACCCAGCCGCAGATCGAGCTGTTCAAATACAACTAA
- the trpD gene encoding anthranilate phosphoribosyltransferase, with protein sequence MTEYNWSALLQQLIDRQSLSAEQATQLMEGWLAGAIAPEISGGILTALQCKSVDAVELAAMANVLQRSSLGQSMSTGNLPMLLDTCGTGGDGKSTFNISTAVAFVAAAAGVPVAKHGNRAVSSKSGSADVLEALGIKLNSPTEKIHAAIAEVGITFLFAPSWHPAMKAVVPIRKALKIRTIFNLIGPLVNPLLPTAQVLGVYNQELIAIVAEALKIMGRQQAVVLHSREGLDEAGLGDLTDLAIVEGDKVELSTIASAEVGLASAPIEALQGGDVAANAEILRSLLQGKGTKAQRDCVALNAGIALRITGQSASWQAGANQAGEIIDSGAAWQKLTELVDFLSN encoded by the coding sequence ATGACAGAGTACAACTGGTCGGCTTTATTGCAGCAGCTAATCGATCGCCAATCCCTATCCGCTGAACAAGCTACTCAGCTAATGGAAGGTTGGCTAGCCGGAGCGATCGCCCCAGAAATCTCTGGTGGCATTTTGACCGCCCTGCAATGTAAAAGCGTGGATGCAGTGGAATTGGCGGCAATGGCCAATGTGTTGCAACGCTCTTCGTTGGGGCAATCAATGTCTACCGGTAATTTGCCGATGTTGCTCGATACCTGCGGTACGGGTGGTGATGGCAAAAGTACCTTTAATATTTCCACCGCAGTGGCGTTTGTGGCTGCCGCTGCTGGAGTTCCGGTCGCAAAGCATGGCAATCGCGCTGTTTCCAGTAAGTCGGGCTCTGCTGATGTGCTGGAGGCTCTGGGGATTAAGCTGAACTCGCCAACGGAAAAGATTCATGCCGCGATCGCGGAAGTTGGCATTACCTTTTTGTTTGCCCCTAGTTGGCATCCGGCGATGAAAGCGGTTGTCCCAATCCGCAAGGCACTGAAAATTCGCACCATTTTTAATCTAATTGGGCCATTGGTAAATCCGCTCTTGCCCACTGCCCAGGTTCTAGGGGTCTATAATCAGGAGCTAATTGCGATCGTGGCGGAAGCCCTTAAAATCATGGGGCGGCAACAGGCAGTGGTTCTCCATAGCCGCGAGGGTTTGGATGAAGCTGGATTAGGCGATCTCACCGATCTGGCGATCGTGGAAGGCGATAAGGTGGAACTAAGCACGATCGCATCGGCAGAAGTGGGGCTAGCATCAGCACCGATCGAAGCTTTGCAGGGGGGCGATGTGGCCGCAAATGCGGAAATATTGCGATCGCTATTGCAGGGTAAAGGTACAAAGGCGCAAAGGGATTGTGTTGCTTTAAATGCTGGGATTGCTCTGCGCATCACTGGTCAGTCGGCAAGTTGGCAAGCAGGAGCTAACCAAGCCGGCGAAATCATTGATAGTGGTGCAGCGTGGCAAAAACTAACCGAACTGGTAGATTTTTTGAGTAATTAG
- a CDS encoding prolyl oligopeptidase family serine peptidase has translation MQPISYPNTKTVDQVDIYHGIEVSDPYRWLEDADSEETKAWVEAQNEVTFAFLESIAAREPLKQRLTELWDYEKYSAPFKEGDRYFYFKNNGLQNQSVLYTLESLDQEPQVLLDPNKLSNDGTVALSGLSIARDGKHLAYGISRSGSDWVEWRVRSILTGEDLADRVEWSKFSGADWTPDHQGFFYSAYDPPESDEALQGINYYQKLYYHRLGTNQNQDLLVYQQPEHKEWGFNGSVSEDGSYLIISVWRGTDPKNLIFVMPIAELAKISQGQSAQVTKLIQEFESEYRFIGNEDTKFWFRTDRDAPRSRLIAIDLNNPNQTQEVIPEAPETLRSVSLINNQFVASYLKDAYTQIKVFSLAGEFEREIELPGIGSAGGFAGKREDAETFYSFTSFTSPPTIYRYDLTTNTSTVFRRPQVDFESDRYETKQVFYGSKDGTRIPMFITHKKGLDLNGQNPTYLYGYGGFGVSLTPSFSISSLVWLEMGGVFAVPNLRGGGEYGEAWHQAGTKLKRQNVFDDFIAAAEWLIRNDYTSSQKMAIGGGSNGGLLVGACMTQRPDLFGAALPAVGVLDMLRFHKFTIGWAWTSDYGSPENPEEFKVLYAYSPLHNLEPDTNYPATMITTADHDDRVVPAHSFKFAAALQANHAGDAPVLIRIETKAGHGAGKPTTKQIEEAADKWAFLTKVLAIDY, from the coding sequence ATGCAGCCAATCTCCTATCCCAACACTAAAACAGTCGATCAAGTTGATATTTATCATGGCATTGAAGTTAGCGATCCCTATCGTTGGCTAGAGGATGCTGACTCAGAAGAGACTAAGGCCTGGGTTGAAGCCCAAAATGAAGTCACCTTTGCCTTCTTGGAATCGATCGCTGCCCGTGAGCCACTCAAACAGCGGTTGACCGAGTTATGGGACTATGAAAAATATAGTGCGCCGTTTAAGGAAGGCGATCGCTATTTTTATTTTAAAAACAATGGCTTGCAGAACCAGAGCGTACTGTACACCCTAGAATCCCTCGATCAAGAGCCCCAGGTTTTACTCGATCCAAATAAGTTATCAAATGATGGGACGGTGGCACTGTCGGGATTGTCGATCGCCCGTGATGGTAAGCATCTGGCCTATGGTATCTCTAGATCTGGTTCCGATTGGGTGGAATGGCGGGTGCGATCGATTCTGACTGGTGAAGACCTGGCCGATCGGGTTGAATGGAGCAAGTTTTCTGGTGCGGATTGGACACCTGATCATCAGGGCTTCTTTTATAGTGCTTATGATCCGCCGGAAAGCGATGAAGCCTTGCAGGGGATTAACTATTACCAAAAGCTTTACTATCACCGCCTGGGCACCAATCAAAACCAAGATCTCCTGGTCTATCAACAACCGGAGCATAAGGAATGGGGATTTAATGGCTCTGTCAGCGAAGATGGTTCATATTTAATTATTAGCGTGTGGCGGGGTACTGATCCCAAGAACTTAATTTTTGTGATGCCGATCGCTGAGTTAGCTAAGATCTCCCAAGGCCAATCTGCCCAGGTAACTAAGCTAATTCAGGAATTTGAATCGGAATATCGTTTCATTGGTAATGAAGATACCAAGTTTTGGTTCCGGACTGACCGGGATGCACCACGATCGCGCCTGATTGCGATCGATCTCAACAATCCCAATCAAACCCAGGAAGTGATTCCCGAAGCGCCAGAAACGCTGCGATCGGTAAGCCTGATTAACAATCAATTTGTGGCTTCCTATTTAAAAGATGCCTACACTCAGATCAAAGTATTTAGCCTAGCAGGAGAATTTGAGCGGGAAATTGAATTGCCAGGAATTGGCTCTGCGGGTGGATTTGCTGGCAAGAGAGAAGATGCAGAGACGTTCTATAGTTTTACCAGCTTTACTTCGCCGCCCACGATCTATCGCTATGACCTAACCACAAATACCAGCACGGTATTTCGGCGACCACAGGTAGATTTTGAGAGCGATCGCTATGAAACCAAGCAGGTTTTCTATGGGAGTAAAGACGGCACTCGCATTCCTATGTTCATTACTCACAAGAAAGGATTAGATCTGAATGGACAAAACCCCACCTATCTCTATGGCTATGGTGGGTTTGGGGTTTCGCTTACTCCCAGTTTTTCGATCAGTAGCCTGGTGTGGTTAGAAATGGGTGGAGTCTTTGCGGTGCCGAATTTGCGCGGTGGTGGTGAATATGGTGAAGCCTGGCATCAAGCCGGCACGAAGTTGAAGAGACAGAATGTGTTTGATGACTTCATCGCCGCGGCAGAATGGTTAATTAGGAACGATTATACTAGTTCGCAAAAAATGGCGATCGGTGGTGGCAGTAATGGCGGCCTGTTGGTTGGTGCTTGCATGACCCAACGCCCAGATCTATTTGGGGCAGCACTTCCGGCGGTAGGGGTTTTGGACATGTTGCGCTTCCATAAATTCACGATCGGCTGGGCTTGGACTTCTGACTATGGATCGCCTGAAAATCCTGAAGAATTCAAGGTGCTCTATGCCTATTCGCCATTGCATAATCTTGAACCTGATACTAATTATCCTGCCACAATGATTACTACTGCTGACCATGACGATCGGGTCGTGCCTGCCCACAGCTTCAAGTTTGCAGCAGCTTTGCAGGCCAATCATGCTGGTGATGCACCGGTTTTAATCAGAATCGAAACAAAGGCGGGACATGGGGCGGGGAAACCTACCACCAAGCAGATCGAAGAGGCGGCGGATAAGTGGGCGTTTTTAACTAAGGTGTTGGCGATCGATTATTAG
- a CDS encoding gamma-glutamylcyclotransferase family protein: MAYRYYFGYGSNIVIAGMQERCPGAILVGVAELPNNRFLINSQGVATVVQSPVSKVYGVVWQITPDHEAVLDDYEDIDLELYERAIAQVNLLNLPIDSEPVAPIEALIYIATDELSGIPMDGYLEEIVEAAIGHSFPDYYVQELKEWFL, translated from the coding sequence ATGGCATATCGATATTACTTTGGCTATGGTTCTAATATTGTGATTGCGGGGATGCAAGAGCGCTGTCCAGGGGCGATCCTGGTCGGTGTTGCCGAGCTACCCAACAATCGCTTTTTAATCAATAGTCAGGGTGTGGCCACGGTTGTTCAATCACCGGTTAGCAAAGTTTATGGGGTGGTATGGCAAATCACGCCGGATCACGAGGCGGTGTTGGATGACTACGAAGACATAGACCTGGAGCTATATGAACGGGCGATCGCCCAGGTGAACCTGCTCAACTTGCCGATCGATTCGGAACCGGTTGCACCGATCGAGGCATTGATCTATATCGCTACCGATGAGCTGTCTGGCATTCCTATGGATGGCTATTTGGAGGAAATTGTGGAGGCAGCGATCGGCCACAGCTTCCCTGATTATTATGTGCAAGAGTTGAAGGAATGGTTTTTATAG
- a CDS encoding L-lactate permease yields the protein MEELLYTLVALLPIATVFLLLVIAKRPAAQVMPLSYLVTAILALLIWRVPLVEVAASSIQGLVAAAEILYIVFGAIMLLNTLQESGAIAAIRQSLLGISPDRRVQLIIIAWLFGSFIEGASGFGSPAVIVVPLLVAIGFPAMAAVTAALIIQSTPSSFGAVGTPILIGMNTGLEDVPTVTDRLSELGLTQAEYLVNIGQWAGIFNGLVGSFVPLILVMVLTAGFGDRQSIAKSVSDGLAAWKFALFAGFAFTIPYLLTAIFLGPEFPSLIGGLVGLSIVVPAASRGFLVPSQTWDFPSAEQWPSSWGGQSIQADPNLSSSLSARLAWLPYVLLGFILMLTRLEFLPIRGWLQSIKLTWPGVLGTEISIASQPLFLPGSVFLLVVAITFFMHRMQPKSMQQAIGHALPMLQKTTLALGAAVLMARVFINSGVNTAGLESMPLTLANGMAAIAGQTWPLFAPIVGMVGAFVAGSVTVSNMMFSLFQFGIASDVGAPTAIILGLQCVGASAGNTICSANVVAAEASVGLAGLEGSIIRKVLLPTIYYLAFTGLLGMLVLQFFPAAV from the coding sequence ATGGAAGAACTGCTCTATACCCTGGTGGCACTGCTGCCGATCGCCACTGTTTTCTTATTGTTAGTGATTGCCAAGCGACCTGCTGCCCAGGTGATGCCGCTTTCCTATTTAGTAACTGCGATCCTTGCCCTTTTGATCTGGCGAGTTCCTTTGGTAGAAGTAGCCGCATCAAGTATCCAGGGTTTGGTGGCAGCCGCCGAGATTCTCTACATTGTATTTGGCGCGATCATGCTGCTGAATACGTTACAGGAATCAGGTGCGATCGCCGCAATTCGACAGAGCCTCCTAGGAATTTCCCCCGATCGCCGCGTGCAGCTAATTATCATTGCCTGGTTATTTGGTAGTTTTATTGAGGGAGCCTCTGGATTTGGTTCCCCAGCGGTAATTGTTGTGCCTCTGCTAGTAGCGATCGGCTTTCCGGCAATGGCAGCAGTGACCGCAGCCTTAATTATTCAAAGTACCCCATCGTCCTTTGGCGCAGTGGGTACGCCGATTCTGATTGGCATGAATACGGGCTTAGAAGATGTTCCCACCGTAACCGATCGCTTATCCGAACTGGGGTTAACTCAGGCCGAATATCTAGTAAATATTGGCCAATGGGCTGGTATTTTCAATGGCCTTGTGGGCAGCTTTGTGCCGTTGATTTTAGTGATGGTGCTCACTGCTGGATTTGGCGATCGCCAATCAATCGCTAAGTCTGTCTCTGATGGTCTGGCAGCCTGGAAATTTGCTCTCTTTGCTGGCTTCGCTTTCACCATTCCCTATCTGCTTACGGCGATCTTCCTAGGGCCAGAGTTCCCATCCCTAATTGGTGGCTTGGTCGGTCTTAGTATTGTCGTGCCGGCTGCGAGTCGCGGTTTTCTGGTGCCATCACAAACCTGGGATTTCCCATCAGCGGAGCAATGGCCGAGTAGTTGGGGTGGGCAGTCTATACAGGCTGATCCCAACTTGAGTAGTTCCCTTTCAGCGCGATTAGCCTGGTTACCCTATGTGTTACTTGGCTTTATTTTGATGTTGACCCGGCTGGAATTTTTACCGATTCGTGGCTGGTTGCAGTCAATCAAGCTGACTTGGCCTGGTGTCTTGGGCACAGAAATCTCGATCGCTAGCCAACCGCTCTTCCTGCCGGGGAGTGTGTTTTTGCTGGTGGTGGCGATCACCTTCTTTATGCATCGAATGCAGCCTAAGTCAATGCAACAGGCGATCGGACATGCCTTGCCTATGCTCCAAAAAACGACCCTGGCGCTGGGGGCAGCAGTCTTAATGGCGCGGGTCTTCATTAACTCTGGTGTCAATACTGCCGGACTTGAAAGTATGCCTCTCACCCTGGCCAATGGCATGGCAGCGATCGCGGGGCAGACCTGGCCATTATTCGCACCGATCGTGGGCATGGTGGGCGCTTTTGTGGCTGGCAGCGTGACAGTTAGTAATATGATGTTTTCGCTGTTTCAGTTTGGGATTGCCTCGGATGTGGGTGCCCCCACGGCGATTATCTTAGGCTTACAATGCGTGGGTGCTTCGGCGGGTAATACGATCTGTTCTGCGAATGTGGTGGCAGCGGAGGCCAGCGTTGGTCTAGCAGGGCTGGAAGGAAGCATTATCAGGAAGGTGCTACTACCTACGATCTATTATTTGGCTTTTACTGGCCTATTGGGTATGTTAGTTCTGCAATTCTTCCCTGCTGCGGTCTAA
- a CDS encoding N-6 DNA methylase has product MGRHSKTVATDCGKDRRSIGYYATPPFVAKFLTRKLLEIRSDGENVIDPCVGKGELVADFASAGKRVTGIDLVDFATPINYQFFQFLNHNFIDLYQAARSPDSLPQTAIDFTQFDYWIANPPYNCHEVNYIQSNKTELKRLFHDVGVHNMYSMFLSAIIDLAAEGAAIGLITLDSFLTAKAHTKLRRKILAQTTIHYLLLCPTDLFKPQGADVRTCIMILQKGKQFGDLGNQIKICNRPSSTSEFQCILQKEEFTLTQEQDIVLGDLASDRNRDNHEFLLEVPAEIKHLFKELPRLGQRFNCVTGISTGNDRKYLADRPQPGFSVPFYKNPGTRKFYTRPDAYICDRFLALAKQIKNFSVRNPHLLYQPGITCSSMGVPFSACYLPPGSAYGVNANIICDRQDIWWLIAYLNSGLVSYLVRGILIRTNMITSGYVARIPIPDFDSATKSRLAKISQATYQEVKQEQGRNISPATVLITKICFDYLNISAKTRELIGEFNADLIKRT; this is encoded by the coding sequence ATGGGCAGGCATTCAAAAACCGTAGCAACAGATTGTGGCAAGGATCGCAGGTCGATCGGTTACTATGCTACGCCCCCATTTGTGGCTAAATTCCTAACCCGCAAGCTGCTGGAAATTCGATCTGATGGCGAGAACGTGATCGATCCCTGTGTGGGGAAGGGTGAGCTAGTTGCTGATTTTGCGAGCGCCGGCAAGCGAGTAACCGGAATTGATCTGGTTGACTTTGCTACTCCCATTAATTATCAATTCTTTCAATTCTTAAACCATAATTTTATTGACCTCTATCAAGCAGCCCGATCGCCTGATTCCCTGCCTCAAACTGCGATCGACTTTACTCAGTTTGACTATTGGATCGCCAACCCACCCTACAACTGCCATGAGGTTAACTATATTCAATCAAACAAAACGGAGCTAAAAAGACTGTTCCACGATGTGGGCGTTCATAACATGTATTCCATGTTCCTATCTGCGATCATCGATCTGGCCGCTGAGGGTGCGGCGATCGGCCTAATCACGCTCGATTCGTTTTTGACAGCCAAAGCCCACACTAAGCTAAGAAGAAAGATCCTGGCACAGACCACAATCCATTATTTATTACTCTGCCCCACGGATTTATTTAAGCCCCAGGGCGCAGATGTACGCACCTGCATCATGATTTTGCAGAAGGGAAAGCAGTTTGGGGATTTGGGTAATCAAATAAAAATCTGCAATCGCCCTAGTTCAACTAGTGAATTTCAATGCATTCTCCAAAAAGAAGAATTTACCCTGACCCAAGAGCAGGATATTGTGCTTGGCGATCTTGCGAGCGATCGGAACCGCGACAACCATGAATTTCTATTAGAAGTACCAGCCGAAATTAAACATCTCTTCAAAGAACTACCAAGGCTAGGACAACGATTTAACTGTGTGACCGGAATTTCCACTGGCAACGATCGTAAGTATTTAGCCGATCGCCCCCAGCCTGGTTTTTCTGTGCCTTTTTACAAAAATCCTGGTACGCGTAAGTTCTACACCCGCCCAGATGCCTATATTTGCGATCGTTTCCTTGCCCTGGCCAAGCAGATTAAAAATTTTTCCGTTCGCAATCCCCATCTACTCTATCAGCCTGGGATCACCTGTTCTTCGATGGGAGTTCCATTCTCAGCCTGCTACCTACCACCCGGCAGTGCCTATGGCGTGAATGCAAATATTATTTGCGATCGGCAAGATATCTGGTGGTTGATCGCCTATTTAAACTCAGGCTTAGTTAGTTATTTAGTGAGGGGAATCCTAATTCGCACCAATATGATCACCTCCGGTTATGTGGCCAGGATTCCAATTCCTGATTTTGACTCAGCCACGAAATCAAGATTAGCAAAAATTTCCCAGGCTACCTATCAGGAAGTCAAGCAGGAGCAAGGCCGCAACATCAGTCCAGCAACAGTTTTAATTACCAAGATCTGCTTTGACTATTTAAATATTTCTGCAAAAACAAGAGAATTAATTGGCGAATTCAATGCCGATTTGATCAAAAGAACTTAG
- a CDS encoding LapA family protein, whose translation MTRNRNRQKSKRKAEPFPIFRFGLLATAIAGLAALVLQNLANSITLSFLGFVSISMPLSLAMIAAFVSGAISAYVINLFSFWLGGDRQPERSSPVDFDPPPSSTSKSGNSNSYNSYERQNDRESNNYTTIQADQQDDYDIYYEPSAAVNDVDDVDDSERPDVEVVYSPRINRSNRSSASPSSDQMEDQMEDRLDDRPITDFGRDRDNSGREKNIDEWVDGNFYGGRTPYKREDLPEEEMREYPPKQRPDGYDEYYDADQVAKVEPEDYLEAKYIRRGDEES comes from the coding sequence ATGACCAGAAATCGTAATCGCCAGAAATCCAAACGTAAGGCTGAACCATTCCCAATCTTTCGGTTTGGCCTGTTGGCAACGGCGATCGCAGGTTTGGCAGCACTGGTGTTGCAAAATCTTGCTAATTCAATCACACTTAGTTTCCTAGGGTTTGTCTCTATTTCGATGCCGCTTAGCTTAGCGATGATCGCGGCATTTGTGAGCGGTGCGATTTCAGCCTATGTCATAAATTTGTTTTCCTTTTGGTTAGGTGGCGATCGCCAACCAGAACGCAGTAGTCCAGTTGATTTTGACCCGCCCCCTTCGTCTACTTCAAAATCTGGCAATAGCAATAGTTATAATAGTTATGAGCGGCAGAACGATCGAGAGTCAAACAATTACACTACGATTCAAGCAGATCAGCAGGATGATTATGATATTTACTACGAGCCGAGCGCCGCTGTGAATGATGTGGATGATGTGGATGATTCAGAACGGCCAGATGTAGAAGTTGTTTATTCACCACGCATCAATAGATCTAATAGATCCAGCGCATCACCAAGCTCTGATCAAATGGAAGATCAAATGGAAGATCGACTGGATGATCGCCCCATAACCGACTTTGGGCGCGATCGTGATAATTCTGGCAGGGAAAAAAATATAGATGAATGGGTGGATGGTAATTTTTATGGCGGTCGCACCCCGTATAAGCGTGAAGATCTACCCGAAGAGGAGATGCGAGAATATCCACCCAAGCAACGACCCGATGGTTATGACGAATACTATGATGCTGATCAGGTAGCTAAGGTAGAACCCGAAGATTATTTAGAGGCGAAATATATTAGAAGGGGTGACGAAGAGAGCTAG